DNA from Neovison vison isolate M4711 chromosome 12, ASM_NN_V1, whole genome shotgun sequence:
tgtctctctttccATTTGTCTTTGGGCTCCTTACAGGCAGGAGAGTgatctgttcatattttcatttccatacCTAACATCATTTATGCCATATGGAGGTATAGAATACATCTGGATTGAATATTCAGATGGATGGTGTTGTCAAGTTTTGCTCTGTCCTTTCCTGAAGGATTTCACCTCACATATGCTCAATGAAGAAATGGATAATAGTCTTTTTATACCATTGTTCTGTTGTCTCTGTATGTgagacaaagaaattaaaaaggcaaagttggggcacctgggtggctcagtgggttaaagcctctgcctttgactcaggtcatgatcccagggtcctgggatcgagtcccgagttggtctctctgctcagtgggaaggctgcctctccttctctctctctgcctacctttctgcctgcttgtgatctctgcctgtcaaataaataagtaaaatctttttcttttttaaagattttatttatttgagagagagagatcacaagtaggcagagaggcaggcagagagagagaggggaggaagcaggctccctgcagagcagagagcctgatgtggggctcaatcccaggatcctgggatcatgacctgagctgaaggcagaggctttaacccactgagccacccaggcgcccctaaataaataaaatctttaaaaataaataaagtttaaaaagtaaaaataaaaaggcgaAGTTGAATTTaccctgaaagggaaaaaaaagaagacacaaaattgGGGGACATCTGTACCAGTGTTTTTTATCTTGCATTCTAGTTAACACGACATACCTGTATCAGGACCTAAGGACCTTATTGGAGGAGAACTGCATTCCTAGAAAGTCTCCCAAGAGGTTTTTAATAGGTTATTCtgggtgtgtttgtttttaagattatttatttcagagagggagggagttttgttttgttttgttttgttttgcctcaagagagagaaattcttccccctttttttttttaagattttatgtacttagttgacagagagggaacacaagcagagagagagagagggagaagcaggcttccggcagagcagagagcccgttgtgggtgtcaatcccatgaccctgggatcatgacccaagcataaggcagatacctaacgactgagccacccaggcgctcccacccaaagattgattgactgattgattgattgattttgagagagacagccagagagggaacacaagcagcgggggagtggagaggaagaagcaggcttcccgctgagcagggaaccagatgtggggctccatcccaggaccctgggaccatgacctgagccaaaggcagaggcttaaggactgactcacccaggtgccccaagggagagaaagtcttaagcagaccctgcactcagtgcagaactcaatcctatgaccctgagatcatgacctgagctgaaaccaagagtcagacacttaaccgactgcgtcacccaggtaccccctgggTTACTCTGGGTTTGGGTGATGTTCTGAATTTACTCAGGCTGAGAGGACATTTAGTCTGATCCCAAAGTGGCtaaatctcttcttttctccacaggGAAACAACTGGAAGGCATCTGGTAAGTTGGGTGGGACTCTACATGGATTGGCTAGTTTCTGAAACAAAGCGGTACCTGTGCGGTTCAGGTCTCTGTAGCTTCCAGCTTGAAACCGAGCACTCCCTGCCATCAAACTTCTGACTTCTAAAGCAGTGGTGGTTCTCAGCCAGGGGTAATCTTGTGCCCTGACTCTCACCCCAGGGACATTTGGCAGTGTCTAGAGATATTTTTGATGGGTGGGTGGAGGCCGGagttgctgctgtaaacatcctaCCATGCATAGGACAGCCattacaacaaagaattatccagaaTTATCCAAAAAATGGCAgtggtgctgaggttgagaaaccctgctccAAAGAAAGGCAGGATGATGTGCCCACCCGCCCAACCAAGGCTTTCTAACTACAGAAGTCTCAAGGGCCCCACATGTCTGTCTTGAAACTCGTCCACTTTGGTGCCTCTGTCCTTGATCCTTCCCTGTCAGACAAGATGGTCGCTGGGTTCTCAGTTCCATGAAGGAGGAAACCGTAGGTCAGCTAACGGTTTCTCAGTGTCAGGGTGAATCCAGGGCCTGCCCTCTGCTGACATCATCTATAGCAGCGGTTCTCCAGGAGGACAGTTCTTCTCCCAAGAACAATCCAGACGAGAGTCTGGAGACAggtttggttgtcacagctggtgggggcggggtgctCCTGGCGTCCAGTGGGGGGAGGTCAGGATGCTGCTAAACTTCCTAGAatacacaggacagccccccagTCAAGAGTTCTCCAGCCCCAAATGTTAGTAGTGCCAAAGATGAGAGGATATTTATGCCTTTGGTTAGTTACATCAGGCTGTTGACCTTGTAAGTCCTATCCTTGGGCAGAAATTACTCTCCTTCCAGTGTGGTATTTGCTTTTTCCCAGACCAGTTTTAAGTTTTCTGGCTTACCGACTCACTTCTCTGCATTGCAGGCACACCTCCATAGTTGTGCACAAGGATGAGTTCTACTTCGGCGTTGGTGGTATCTCCAGCTGTCCCCCAGTGAGTGGCTTCCCTCACACCCTTCCCCCGTCTCAGGTCCCTGGGGTCCCCACTCTGTATGTCTGGCTTTTAGCCCAGTGGATGTTGGCCTGTGGCATAGTTCCTCGTAACTACCTTAAGACTCAAGCTCAAGAACACCCTtccctagcttcctctctgctcccTTGGCATTTGGGGGTCCCTCTGGGTCCCACCGAGTGTGATACGGTAGATGAACCGTTCCTGAGTCTCTGCAGGGAGCTGTGTGTCAGCTCCTTGTGACCTGAGACTGTGTCTCGCCCTCTGTCCCCGTCACCAGCTCAGTGCCTAGCTCATAGTAGGAACTTAGCCAGTGTTCAGCTGAAGGATGAGGGCTCCGAGAGGTAAAATGTGTTGCCCCAAGTTATAGGGCCAGTAAGTAGCACCGGGGTATAAGTCAGGACTCTCTGCCTCTAAAGTCCATGCATCTTTCCGAGAAATTCCTCTCCGAGCTATCTAAGGGTTTTCACAGGAGGTAGTCAAGCAAAGACCAGGCAAGCATTCATCTTGGTACTCATAAATGGAAAAAGGCAATTTGATTTCTTCCTCCCGCCAGTTCGTCACCTTCTCTAACAAACCCTTCATGAAGCCCAGTTAATTCCACCTTGTAAATGTATCTTAAGTCagtctctctcttcatctcttccccTGTTTCCAGAGCTTTCACCTTCGTCCATGCCACCCTCACAGCTAGCCTGGACCGCAGAAGTACCTCTGCTCCCCCTCCGTCAGGACTCCCCCCAGGGGGCGAAGTGatcttttccaaaatgaaaatctgaTCATGGCATTCCCCTGTTTCTGTCAGAACTCCCCCTACTGCTCTTGGAATAAAACCCAGCAAGCTTAACCTGGCCTCCGGGCCCTCTCTGATCCGGTCTCGGTCTCCAGCTCTGCATGACCTTTTCAGGTGGTGCCTTTTcccaatccccacccccacccccttctcattTCTGGAACATTCCATGGACATTGGATCCTAAACTCTCACTTAGCTCTCACTAAGCTCTCACTCCTAAGCCCACCTCCCTGATCCTTCACCTGGTTCTGCCTCTCCGTCCTTCAAATCTGAGTTCAGTGTTAGTCTCTCAGGCAAATCTTCCCAAACCCATCCGACTGGAAAGGTCCCCTGTCGTACACACTGGTGGTGCTCTGTATTTTTCCAGTAAGACCCTTATTGCAGCTCATAATTATGCATTGGTTTATGGGATTTTTTTGGTCTGCCTTCCTGCTAgactataagctccatgagggcaaggatCTCATCTGTTTTGTCCCCATCATACCCCAAGTGCCTAGCGTAAGGCCAGCATCTAGTAAGTTCTCAATGCGTGTTTGTCATATGAGTGAATGATAGGGACTCAACTAGTGACCTTTTAGTCTCTTACAATTCTGAGACCATTATTCTTGGACCACCGTAGTTACCCTGCTCGCCACGCTTTCCCCCGTGCCTAGAACAATGTcatgcacacagtaggtgcttaatagctgttgcatgaatgaatgatCTTTTCTAGGAGCTCTGCTCAGGAGTCCTCTCCCTTActtccccagccccttcccagcTCTGTCCTCCCCAGTGATCTGATGCTTCACCCTTGGCCGGTTTCCCCCTTGGCCTCAGTCTCTCCTTTGGTCTTCTGTGGCAGTCTGTTAACCCATGGCAGAGGGTTTTCTGTAGGCCTTCCATGGCCCATTAACTCCCTTGCCTGGGGAACCCTATCACCATTATTAGATTATCTTCACAGATCAAAATAGAACTGAGCTGTGAAAGTATTTGCCAGCCCACCAGATCTCTCAAGAGTCCTTCACATTTTCTGTCTTCCCAGAGATATCAAGTGTGTCACAAGAGAAAACTGGCCGTAGACACTTAAATGTAGGCCTAGAAAGATGGCCTGTCAAGTGCTAGCCATTTCTGATTATCCTGTTGTGCCCTTGGGATCAGGCATGTTGGAGACAAAGGGAGACTGCaggttctggattttttttttttttttttggatttctatttttttaatcaaccagATGAGTAGATAGCATAAAGGGTCTGGCCGTCCAGAGACTCGGCTTCCCCAGGCCCCGCCAGAAACCAGCAGCCCAGCTTCTTAGCCACATGGCCAGCATGTGGCAGTGGAGCATTGACGGGAAGCTCTTAAACCATTGCAGCCTGATCCGATAGGATATAACACTCTTCGTCTGCCCTGGGTGCTCTGAAAGTTAAACGTCTTTGGAACAGAGCGTTGGTGGCCTTCCATGGGAAGCcacatgaaaaaaattcagtggaGATAGTGACTTAATGACTTTCTTTGGGTTGGCTCTTTTAGGGAGGGACATTGCTTGGGCCCCCAGACTCTGTGGTTGATGTGGGGAGCACGGAAGTCACAGAAGAACTCTTTCAGGAGTACCTCTCCTCCCTGAGGGAGTCTCTGTTCCGGTGAGTGGAGACACGGGCGGTGGTTAGTCACTGTCTGTCCCCCGACTAGATAACAGGCCCTGGAGGACAGCCAGCAGCTCCCATCCTCTAGCGCACTCAGCACAAGGTCTGGCCCAGTATTGGCTGAATACGTTTGGAGAGAAGGCAGTTCTGCCCCCAGGGAGAGCTCAGCATTGCTCCAAGGCTCGTGGTCCGTCCGAGCCTACCTTCTGCCAGAACTCTGAGGGCAGGAAGGGCTATTTATTCCTCCGGACTCAAATCAGCAGCTGCTACTCACAGCCCATACTGGGCAAGTACCTTGTCCTGAAAAGTCAAAAACAGGGTTTGTGGAGGGGTTGGGATGATATGCAACCTTGAGTAGGTTCTCTCTTCAAGAAGCTTTAATCCACGGTTGTAAACGTTCAGCTGTAACCCTTGAGCTCTGCTTTGGTGAATACAAAGATTCTCCTGAAACAGTAGAGGagccatatatttttatttccatcttccCTTAAAAACTGGGGTCTTATAGTCCACGGCGGCAAATCCAGCAGCCCTCTGGAGtgtaagagagaaggagaatcccAGGGCACGTACTCAGCTGTGCTCGCCATGCCGTTACTTGGGTTGAGTTGTTGCACATACGTGCTCGCTGCCCCTCTGATCTGTTCTCCAAACCTTTCCCACAACGCACAGGAGAGAGTCCTACAATGTCTTTGAAAACAACTGTAACACCTTCACCAACGAAGTGGTGCAGTTCCTGACTGGGCGGAAGATCCCTTCTTACATCACCGACCTTCCCTCTGAAATTCTATCCACGTAAGTGGCCTCGGTCTCTGGCCCTGCCCTTGAAAGCCCTGTTCACGGCCCAGGCCCGTGCTCGGGTCTGGCCCACGTGTGCCCTCCCCGGCTCTCAGCAGAATCCTCCCATGGGAGGTGTGCCCCGTTGTGATGGCACCTGCCAGCAGGGGCCGCCACCATTCCCTCAGTCCCTGGTCCCCGCCTGTGCGACCTTCACCCTCCCTGGAGTTGGACCTGCTCTGCCCTGGCCGGAGTGCAACCACAGGACTTAGGAACCCGCTCGAATCAAGCTAGGGCACTGACACACCGTCCAGGCATCTGTCTGCCATGTTGCTCAtgaggcaggcccctccccagaagcacATGAATATAAAACACTTTTACACGGACAAGCGAAGGATAGATCGGAGCATTAGTATGGGGGCTTACTCTGTAAATGTCATTTATTGGTCTTGCTTCCTCTGTACCGTGAGCTCTTTGAGGCCCTCAAAGACAACTTCCTCCTGGCCTCTGTAGCACCCAGTCAGCCCTCCCATCTGATGTAGCCGTCCCAGTCTCAAATGTCCCCTAAAAGGGCCCGCACACCCAAATCCATCATACCCTTCCCTGTCTTGGCTGTCGAATATGTTAAGGCAGCCTCTACCCACTCCAGGACCCTGTCCCACCTGCTGACTCTGACTCAGTTTCTCCTGAACTGGGGCCCTGTCCACCAGAGGTCCTGACAGGTTTAGCAGGCTCGGCCGGGTGAGGTGTTTTCCACACGTGGGTAGGAAACCCTCAGGAAAAACTCGCAGAGGAAACAGGGCTGCTGTGTCCTGGTGGGGAGAGCCCTCCCGGGCCTGGTCCTTCCTGCGTGTTCTTCAGTGGATGTGTTGAACCCCACAGACTTGCTAAAGGTCCGAGGTAGTAAGCGTTGCTAAGGAATCTGGGTTAGGGGGCCCTAAGCAAGTAGAAGCAGCTGGAATGTTCTTGCTGCTGTTATTTGATGCGCGGAGTTCCAGGACTTGTCTGGTTTAGGGCTGATATATCTTAGTTTCATCTGCTTATGCTCGAGAATGCTTCATTCCCTTCAAATCTGGACTTGATTTTCAAAAAGGGCACTGTCcactgaagaaaaagaaggccAATAACTGAGATGTGTCGTGGTTCCCTGATTTAAGGTTGTAGGAATTTTGGAAAATCTCTCAGACTCCAGTATTGGCAATGTTCTGGTACAGAAAGGTCAGAAAGCTCTAGTTCCCTGTGTGTCGCCAGCTTTTTCAAGCCACCAAGCTAACCAGAATCTAGCAGTGGAGGTACTGAGATGGCAGCATCTCCTGAGGCGGGGACCCCAAGGGTAAAAGGGCAGAGCAGGCTATCCCGAGAGCCCCCCTGATGAACGTCACTTGCGGGGCAGGTGACAAAACTGAATGAGGTTGTGCTGTCCTTCTTCCTGGTTGGTGGCACCCCTGCCCCCGTGGGCGCAGCTGTGACGGCCTGCAcccagcccaccccagcccctgggtCTCTTTTCTCCACAGGCCCTTCGGACAAGCCCTACGGACCTTCCTGGACCCCAGGATTCAGCCTCCTGAAGGGAGCCCTGTGGGCCCACCCAACGGCCAAAGCTAACAAGACTGCATGGGACCGCCCTGCCTCACAGgggcttttcctttttaaacaaaacaaaccctaccagatttctattttataattttacatcaGAGCTAACAACCAGGGGACGGCTTTTTAAATTTCCCAGGGAAGGATGTCATCAGGCTGCATGTAGGACAATGCTgctaagaaacagaacaaaatgccATCCCTTCTAATAGTATTATACTAATTTATTAAGGCTGTCTTGTCTGTGAGTTCACTTCTGACGCTGCTTCCTGAGCGTCCTCCACACTGGAGAAAGGGAGGGGTTGGTTTCAGCAGAAGGCAGGAGGCACAGTTTGGGGGAGCCCCGACCTAGCACCTCTTTCCACAGACCGCCCGTGCTCTACCCAGGTTGTCACCACCTGGGAGACCCAGGTGAGTTTTACGACATCCGTGAAGCACCAGTTGCGACATCCCAGAAGCAGTGACTCTGGTTTTTAAATGAACCAAAGGACTAGGTGCACCTGAGACCAGTTTCAGGAAGACTGAGCCAACCCGAGTGAACTCTGTAGCCACAACCTCTCTCACCGTCCCTCCCTACTCCAAGCAAGGCCACAGGGCCAGGCCTGGAGCGACCAGAAGCCTCAGGATCGAGGGAGAGTGACAGCAAGTGTCGGGCCAGAGAGTACAGGATAAAGCCATTCTTCCTTCCACCTACCGATTGCCAATCCTCTGACATCAATTTCGGAGAACCTGCCTAGCTGCCCGCGGGCTGCTCTTCCTCGGCGTAGCTGGCCTGTCCCGGTGGAGGTTTGGGCTGGAGCGCCAGAGACCCAGGCCTTTTGTCTACAAGTAATAATGTAGGTTATTTGCAGTCACTATACCCCCCTCCAGTGCCCAAACCAATATGCAATATTCGGCTAGGGACCAAGGAGGAAGAATTCCCTGCTCTAGGAAACTATCCCTGATGTAGAAAGAATAATAATGCAGAATTAAGGTGGCAAGAAAATGGTGAATTGTTTCCAATAGAGATTTTTTTACATTATCCACAATGTGTTTTGAAGGCACATGTTATTTCCGTTGTCGTTAGGACTTGAAGGATGCATTGTTGAGAGCCTGCCTGGGCACCTTCCTAATGAGCCGTGGCAGGAGCTTATAGGGAGGAACAATCTGGACGTTTCTTCTCTGGAGAGGCTCTCCGATTCCTTTTTTTCACGTGCCTCTCTTAAGTTTGGGGGCAGTGAGTGTGGCAAAGGGATGTAGAACGGCCGGGTCCCTGAGTCCCAGCCCTGGCATCTGTGGGCTGCTCCCGCCACAGCTCCTGCCTCTCCTCACACTTGAATTATGTTCTCTTTCCTGGGGTCTGGCCCGTAGCAGGTGCCTTTGCTTTTCAGAAAGCTGCTACTCATCTCTGGCCTCATCCCCTCCCGTCTCTGCCATTAGTCCTAGCAGGTGGCACCATGGGGGTCTCAGCTAGCGGAAAAGATGGTTTTCTCCCTTCGTGTTGGTCTGTGACCTGACCAGGGGCACCTCCACAGTGACCAGCTTTGATGTCAAGGGTCATTTTGGAGAGCAGAAACCAGCAGAGACTGTACTTAATGTGGACCTACTGGCAGAATTGGGCTCATGGAGAATGGGTTTCAGGCTGGATTTCTCCCTCCCAGGAGGGCAGCTTGTTGGTGGAGGCCTTCGCCCTGCCTCCCGCCCAGTTTCTCTCCTGTTCCGGCTTGCCTCGCCTAGCCGTCTCGTCCAGGCTTCTGCTCCAGACCTCTCCCCCCAGAACTCTCAGCTCTATCCAGAGGGCACTGGGCACCACAGGCTTCACCCCCTTTTCCCCCATACCCAGGCTCAGCTGGCTTCACTCCTAATAGCAGTCACTCCAGGCCCAGGAGAAGTTAGCCAAAGTGCTACCCTGAGAGACTGAGTCGCTCGGTTCATTGAAAGccccctccatgcccagcagcCATCTGTGCCAATGCCTGTGCCCTGGGGATTGTGGGGTCTTCTCAGAGCTCTCCATGAAGCCAAGCTCTCTCGCCTCATCCAAGTCCCCCTGTCACTCATTTTGGAAGCCTAGGCTCAGGCTACAACCCCTAACCCCATCCTCACATGTCTTggtcaatcccagaaccccaggagcgGGCTCATTGTGACCAGCTAGCTCCACATGGGTGTGCGAGGCAAGCAGAGCGAAAACTGAGCCATGTGTGTGATCGTATCATACGGCGGACCCCTCCGTTGAGGTCCGTTGGTTTAAAGGGACAGGGAAAGAGGACGGATGAGACCATCACCCCTCCCCAAAATAAAGCTGTACCTTTGAGATTCCTTTTCGCCCTTAAAGTCAAACTACTAATAACTGTCTCGTATGGAGGTGTTTGCTGGTTTCTTTGGTGTTTTTTCTAATGCAATAAACTCATTTCTGCCTGCTGCATTTGTGTAGTGTCTCAAGGTCATGGTATGCGTCCAACAtagccaggcttctgtctgcCTCTGAGCTTAACCTTGCTGAGTCTGGATCGTCTGCCTTTGCTTGGTCGTAAGCCTTATGGATTAGAAGTGACGCTAGCAGGGAAGAACGCATGACTTTCATCATTGGTTTacaaaaatggggaaaaggggacgcctgggtggctcagttggttaagcggctgccttcggctcaggtcatgatcccggagtccggggatctagtcccgcatcggactccttgctcggccgagccgagcccacttctccctctgcctctgcctgcctctctgcctgtgcttgctccctctctctctctgacaaataaaaatttttttttaaatcttaaaaaaaaaaaaatggggaaaaggcCCAGAGAGAATATCACTTGCCCAGTGTCACCTTGTGACCCGTGGTAGAATAAGACTCAGAGCCCCGTCTGCTGGCCCCAGCTTCAGAGCTCTTCCCGAGGACATGCGCCATCAGAGGACATCTGACCTCACCGAGAAGTGTCCCTTCTGGTTTCATTTTGGCTATCGGCTGTGTCTGCGGCCCTAAGGATCTCTCCCCACCTTGCTACCGTGACCTCACTGAGCAAGTCGGGATGGGTGGAGAGCTCTCGGAGCGGTACTCGCCCACTTTGAGCGAGCACCTTCCACAGGCTGAGCCTGTGCTAGGTGCTTTAGCATGCGACAGACTTGAGATGTGGTTACGGGTCTCCTGTTACAGCTGGGGAGACAGGTGCGGAGAAAGGAAGTTACCCATGTGGCCCGTGGCTGAGCGCTGGAGTCTCGGTCCTGTGTTCTCACCGCCACACCCGTGAGACCTCACTGTTGAGGCGCTGAGTCTTTCCAGCACGCTAGCTGGAGGAGACGGTTCTGGCTCCCCAGAGGACACACGGTAGGTGGCTTTGGCTGGCCttgttttctccccccacccccaccccgtggtGGCTGGCATGTTCAGAGGCAGGAGTCCTTAAGAGTGCCTGCTCCGAGATCACATAGCCCGAGCATATTTGAAGCcgccctgggctctgggctgggggtATGGTGGTGAGCAGGACCAACAGGGCCCCTGCAGGGATTCTATTCTGGGGAGGTTGGGAGACAAAAAGGGGAGAGAAGTTTGGTCATGTGAGGTGGCACAGCCCTGGGGAGGAATTCAAACCAGGTGGCAGCAGAGTGCGTGAATGGGGGGAAGCCCTGTGACAAGGCGATGTATCAGCTGAGGCCTAACTGACAAAGGACAGATGTGACAGAACATTccgggcagagggagcagcaagtgTAAAGAACACTGGAAGGACTGAAGGAGACCGGAGTGGCTGGAGCCTGAGAGCCGAGGCGTGGTGGAAGGTGTGGAGGCCGGAGAGCCTGGTGGGTCAGATGGTGCCAGGCCCTGTGGGTCAGAAAATGACACGCTCGATTGCTGTGTTGAGAAcagactggggggtgggggggcacctgggtggctcagtgggttaagcctctgccttcagctcagctcatgatcccagagttctgggatcaagccccgcatcaggctctctgctcagcagggagtctttgtcccttcccctctctctgcctgcctccctgcctacttgtgatctttctctctgtcaaataaataaaaaattaaaaaaaaaaaaaaaaaaaaagaacagactggGGATGTGGTGGTGTGAGAGGCAGCAGAAAACCAGGGAGGGGGGTAGTGCAGGAGTCAGGGAAGAGGAGGTGTGTTGTGTATCAGCTGAGGGCCCGGAGagaagcccccaccccccgccgccggTTCCGGGTGTTCAGAGCGCAGGGAGGAATGGGCCGCTCCAGAGACAGGAATGGTCAGAGCTTCGATGACTCCAGAGCCGGTCAGCCTCTTGCCCTGAGTCCATGAGCTTTGACGGAGCTACTCCAGCTTTGCTCTGGGGTGTGCTTAAAGTTCTAAATCTGTTTTTCCCAAAATgaattttggtggggggggggtttacAAGATAATCTATATTTAGAAAATGTAAGCGACCAATGAAAGTACAAAGATGAGAGGAAAGAGTCATCAGAAATTCTGTCATCCTACGAGATACTGGATTTTGTGAACATTTCTGCCCAGGTTTCTGTGGGTTTGAGATCCTGCTCTGTGCTGCCTGCCTTTGTTCTCTCCCAGCATGTCGTGAGGACCTGTAAGGCCCTGGAAGGTAGGAGGAGAACCATcgagaagggagagagggtgcCTGGTGGTGGTATTGGATAGAGGAAGCTCTAAGGAGTGGACATTCCAGCAAAGTTCCCCAAAGCTTGAGGGAACCAGTAGGTAAGAGTAGGCCACTCGTGGGGGCAGGACCTGCCCTGGCTTGGGAAGATGGTGTAGGAGGATGTCCACCCAGGCTGGCGGGACCATGAGACCCATGGTTCCTCAAGCTCAGAGGGGCTCTGAGAGGGCAGCAGAGAACCCAGGAGGGGTCTGGTACATCTCTGAATGTGAGCGCCTTGACCATGGAGCCGGGCTGCTTTGGAAGGGGGCAGGGGTTGTGGGACTGGTCCTGGTCTGAAGCGTTGCCTGGGAGCCCAGAGTCCCCTGCAGAGATCTCTGCTCCACagactccccccccccgccccccccatgcCACCCCTGGAGAGAGCCCGTACAAGGTCACGCTGCAGGGAGAGAGATGGGCACCAGGTGGCCccgtggaggagcagagggagaagagagagaatcccaagccggcGCTACACCCAGCACAGACAGCGACACAggcctcgatctcacaaccccaagaccatgaactgagccaaaatcagaggtTGAtgtttaattcactgagccaaccaggtaccccatCAAGGCCCTTCTCAGACCCTGGGCCTCTCCAACCCCCATACCCTGCAGCAAGTACAGGGCCCTATCACTGCAAGCGCTTTCCAACCCCTCCTTCAGTTACAGTTTGCCGGATCGGGGCACCTCTCCCCACCTGTCCGCAGAGCTGTCCCTTACTCGGAGCTAAAGGCCCAGCTCCAGCGTTTCTTCTACAAAACCGTCCTGATTTTTCCCCACCCGAGAGTGGACTCTTCTCCGCTTCCTGGCGCACTCCCACTAGCCAGGGAACCCTCCAGGGGTAGGGCCTGGCTCTGATCACCTGGGAGCACCGTGTCCAGCACAGGACCTGGCAAAGAGCCAGCATCTCCTGGACAGCCGACATTCAAGGGGAAATCAGGTCTTAAAAAACCCTGGACTTGGATACAGACCTCTGACTCAAATAACCCTTAATGAAGGcctccccctctctgggcctcagcttcttcttcattcattcttagAATGAAGACTG
Protein-coding regions in this window:
- the DESI1 gene encoding desumoylating isopeptidase 1, translated to MEPPNLYPVKLYVYDLSKGLARRLSPIMLGKQLEGIWHTSIVVHKDEFYFGVGGISSCPPGGTLLGPPDSVVDVGSTEVTEELFQEYLSSLRESLFRRESYNVFENNCNTFTNEVVQFLTGRKIPSYITDLPSEILSTPFGQALRTFLDPRIQPPEGSPVGPPNGQS